The following proteins are co-located in the Triticum aestivum cultivar Chinese Spring chromosome 1A, IWGSC CS RefSeq v2.1, whole genome shotgun sequence genome:
- the LOC123100034 gene encoding putative cyclin-dependent kinase F-2, whose protein sequence is MSTAIRKRPAEGQEPRVHGGKKPRYAFGSISDYKKLEVLGEGTYGEVFKARDRRTGKKVAVKWVRGNGAGGHGPPDIRAITREAGCLAACRGHESIIEILDVATDAKTGDVFLVMELVADGRTLRESLWRPVSEDATRVMMEQLLDAAKKIHGAGVIHRDFKPENVMVGFFGGLKVGDFGSAMRAKPAGVPYEECCVGTLIYTSPEQLEGNRYYGQALDMWALGCIMAEMLTGATLFVAETEEELLAEIYKLRDQITSTGELDLEFLEELSEAGREVLTGLLSFNPDERITAAEALEHRWFSKPKGAEHPGFVSLRS, encoded by the coding sequence ATGTCGACGGCCATCCGCAAGCGCCCGGCGGAGGGACAAGAACCGCGCGTCCATGGCGGCAAGAAGCCCCGATACGCGTTTGGAAGCATCTCCGACTACAAGAAGCTTGAGGTGCTTGGAGAAGGCACCTACGGCGAGGTGTTCAAGGCGCGCGACCGCCGCACCGGCAAGAAAGTCGCCGTGAAGTGGGTCCGCGGCAACGGGGCCGGCGGGCACGGCCCGCCCGACATCCGCGCGATCACCCGCGAGGCCGGCTGCCTCGCGGCGTGCCGGGGTCACGAGTCGATTATCGAGATCTTGGATGTGGCGACTGACGCCAAGACAGGGGATGTGTTCCTCGtcatggagctcgtcgccgacggccGCACCCTCCGCGAGTCGCTCTGGAGGCCTGTATCCGAGGACGCGACCCGAGTGATGATGGAGCAACTCCTGGACGCGGCCAAGAAGATACATGGAGCCGGCGTCATCCATCGGGACTTCAAGCCGGAGAACGTCATGGTCGGCTTCTTCGGCGGGCTCAAGGTTGGTGACTTTGGGTCGGCGATGCGGGCGAAGCCGGCCGGAGTGCCCTATGAGGAGTGCTGTGTCGGCACCCTGATTTACACCTCGCCGGAGCAGCTGGAAGGCAACCGGTACTACGGCCAGGCCCTTGACATGTGGGCGCTTGGGTGCATCATGGCGGAGATGTTGACCGGCGCGACACTCTTCGTGGCGGAGACAGAGGAGGAGCTGCTCGCCGAGATCTACAAGCTGCGAGACCAGATCACTTCTACGGGGGAGCTGGATTTGGAGTTCTTGGAGGAGCTTTCAGAAGCCGGGCGTGAGGTCCTGACCGGCCTGCTATCCTTCAACCCCGACGAGAGGATCACGGCGGCGGAAGCGCTCGAGCACCGGTGGTTCAGCAAGCCCAAAGGAGCAGAGCACCCTGGCTTTGTGTCGCTGAGGAGTTAA